In one window of Flavobacteriales bacterium DNA:
- a CDS encoding methyltransferase domain-containing protein yields MKQVKDNFSKQSVGYSRFRPVYPKALYEDILSPVQNFDSCWDCATGNGQIAAIMAEHFNEVVGSDISQNQLQNAVQRPNIRYVNCRAEETPFQENSFDLITVGQAIHWFDFEAFNREVQRVSRPNGVIAIIGYGLMFANDAFDQQLFKFYNGTIGSYWDPERKHIDSHYASVPFPFKTIPLQREYSIDVKWNLAQLEGYLNTWSSVNRYIGQHAENPVETFIRSLRENGIWTEEETLEVHFPLFVKLGRVLK; encoded by the coding sequence ATGAAACAGGTCAAGGACAATTTTTCCAAGCAGTCTGTAGGATACAGTCGGTTCCGTCCTGTTTATCCGAAGGCATTGTATGAAGACATTCTTTCGCCTGTTCAGAATTTCGATTCCTGTTGGGATTGCGCGACCGGGAATGGTCAGATCGCTGCTATAATGGCCGAGCATTTCAACGAAGTTGTCGGTTCAGACATCAGTCAGAATCAGCTTCAAAATGCTGTGCAGAGACCGAATATCAGATACGTGAACTGCCGAGCCGAAGAGACTCCCTTTCAGGAGAATTCATTTGACCTGATAACGGTCGGTCAGGCCATTCATTGGTTCGATTTCGAGGCCTTCAACCGTGAGGTGCAACGGGTTTCCAGACCGAATGGCGTTATCGCCATCATCGGTTATGGGTTGATGTTCGCGAATGATGCATTCGACCAACAACTGTTCAAGTTTTACAACGGAACCATTGGCAGTTATTGGGATCCCGAACGCAAGCACATAGACAGCCATTATGCTTCGGTTCCTTTTCCGTTCAAGACGATTCCGTTGCAACGGGAATATTCCATTGATGTAAAGTGGAACTTGGCACAATTGGAGGGTTATCTGAACACTTGGAGCAGTGTGAACCGATACATCGGCCAACATGCGGAAAATCCCGTTGAAACGTTTATCCGATCACTGCGTGAAAACGGAATTTGGACGGAGGAAGAGACGTTGGAAGTTCATTTTCCGCTGTTTGTGAAACTTGGCAGGGTTTTGAAGTAG